The following proteins come from a genomic window of Proteiniphilum propionicum:
- a CDS encoding Gfo/Idh/MocA family protein: MVHWGFIGCGSVTEKKSGPAFGKVEESDVVAVMRRNAEKAQDYARRHGIGKWYDDAYDLINDPGVNAVYVATPPASHEEYAIAAMRAGKPVYVEKPMAASHESALRICRVSEETGVPCFVAYYRRTLPYFLRVKQLIDDGLLGDISNVQIRFAIPPYADDYNRDSLPWRVKKEIAGAGYFYDLASHQFDLLDYLFGEITDAHGFSTNVKNLYEVEDTVTAAFRFKSGILGSGSWSFVAPGNTRTDKIDITGTKGKGSFSTFTFTPILLETDKGKKEYHEENPENIQYYLIKSIVDYLNGDGLMPVSTGVSAARTNWVMDAILQRNCTFGKFVEP, translated from the coding sequence ATGGTACATTGGGGTTTCATCGGCTGTGGATCCGTAACTGAAAAAAAAAGCGGCCCGGCCTTCGGAAAAGTAGAGGAATCGGATGTGGTAGCAGTGATGCGCCGTAATGCGGAAAAAGCGCAAGATTATGCCCGGCGGCACGGAATCGGCAAATGGTATGACGATGCATATGATCTGATCAACGATCCCGGGGTTAATGCGGTGTATGTAGCAACACCACCTGCATCGCATGAGGAGTACGCCATTGCGGCAATGAGGGCCGGAAAACCGGTATATGTAGAAAAGCCAATGGCTGCCTCGCACGAATCAGCACTTAGGATATGTCGTGTGTCAGAAGAGACCGGAGTCCCCTGTTTCGTTGCCTATTACCGTCGCACCCTCCCTTATTTTCTCAGGGTGAAACAGTTGATCGATGATGGATTGCTTGGAGATATATCTAACGTGCAAATCCGATTTGCCATTCCACCTTACGCAGATGATTATAATCGGGATAGTCTGCCCTGGAGAGTGAAGAAAGAGATCGCCGGCGCCGGATATTTTTACGATCTTGCTTCACATCAGTTCGATCTGCTTGATTATTTGTTTGGTGAGATCACCGATGCACACGGCTTCAGTACTAATGTGAAAAATCTGTATGAGGTTGAAGATACCGTCACAGCAGCCTTCCGGTTTAAATCCGGTATATTGGGCAGCGGCAGCTGGAGCTTTGTTGCACCGGGAAACACCCGCACCGATAAGATCGATATTACTGGAACTAAAGGCAAGGGCTCATTCTCAACCTTTACGTTTACCCCAATACTTTTGGAAACTGACAAAGGGAAGAAGGAATATCACGAAGAGAATCCTGAGAATATTCAGTATTACCTCATTAAAAGTATCGTTGACTATCTAAACGGAGACGGGCTTATGCCTGTTAGTACAGGTGTATCTGCTGCCCGTACCAATTGGGTGATGGATGCCATCCTGCAGCGGAATTGTACCTTTGGCAAATTCGTCGAGCCTTAA